A single Halarcobacter anaerophilus DNA region contains:
- a CDS encoding YggS family pyridoxal phosphate-dependent enzyme has product MQKELAVKNLDKIVTKVEAARLRVSQHHIVKIIAISKYSTAEDISALYEVGQRAFGENKVQDLKTKEEKLDELPIEWHFVGRLQKNKINNLIDLNPTLMHSLDSLELAEELNKKLEAKNKKMSCLLQINSAYEESKAGVDPKNAIEIYKEILNSCKNIRLKGVMSIGAHTDDKEVVKKSFLTTKNIFDEVVPLGAKYCSMGMSSDFELAIACGSNMVRIGSSLFK; this is encoded by the coding sequence ATGCAAAAAGAGCTTGCAGTAAAAAATCTTGATAAAATAGTTACAAAAGTTGAAGCAGCAAGACTTAGAGTTTCGCAACACCATATAGTAAAAATCATAGCTATTTCAAAATACTCAACAGCAGAAGATATTTCAGCACTTTATGAAGTAGGACAAAGAGCTTTTGGTGAAAATAAAGTTCAAGATTTAAAAACAAAAGAAGAAAAACTTGACGAGCTTCCGATTGAATGGCATTTTGTAGGAAGATTACAAAAAAATAAAATCAATAATCTAATTGATTTAAATCCTACATTAATGCACTCTTTAGACTCTCTTGAATTGGCAGAAGAGTTAAATAAAAAATTAGAAGCAAAAAACAAAAAGATGTCTTGCCTTTTACAAATCAATTCAGCATATGAAGAGAGTAAGGCAGGAGTTGATCCAAAAAACGCAATCGAAATTTATAAAGAGATTTTAAACTCTTGTAAAAATATAAGATTAAAAGGTGTAATGAGCATTGGAGCTCATACCGATGATAAAGAAGTTGTAAAAAAATCTTTTTTAACAACCAAAAATATTTTTGATGAAGTAGTTCCTTTAGGAGCAAAATATTGTTCAATGGGAATGAGTTCAGACTTTGAATTAGCCATTGCCTGTGGCTCAAATATGGTTAGAATTGGCTCGTCTTTATTTAAATAA
- the rseP gene encoding RIP metalloprotease RseP, which yields MGTITFLLVLSFLVFFHELGHFTAAKFFGVKVEVFSIGFGKRLYAKQWKGTVWQFALIPLGGYVKMKGQDDTKPTLREQGDDSYNNKAPWQRIVILFAGPFANFILAAILYFIIAIAGANSLSPTIGNIQANSPAQKAGIQKGDVILRINNNDIKTWEELGKYIKDSKGALKFHIKRDNKILVKIIKPYISDAQNMFKENIKKRMIGISPAPKIVTIYHDPISAVSYAWDKTVESSKMIFLGVQKLIQGIIPSSEIGGVITIGKVISDASQSSIIALLAITALISVNLGVLNLLPIPALDGGHIMFNIYEIIARRKPSDQVFMFLTLAGWVILASLMLLGIYNDINRLFK from the coding sequence TTGGGTACAATTACTTTTTTATTAGTACTTTCTTTTTTGGTATTTTTCCATGAATTAGGGCACTTTACCGCAGCAAAATTTTTTGGTGTAAAGGTTGAAGTTTTTTCTATAGGTTTTGGGAAAAGACTCTATGCAAAACAGTGGAAAGGTACAGTTTGGCAGTTTGCATTGATCCCTTTGGGGGGATATGTAAAAATGAAAGGTCAAGATGATACAAAACCCACATTAAGAGAGCAAGGAGATGATTCATACAATAACAAAGCTCCCTGGCAAAGAATAGTTATTCTTTTTGCGGGACCTTTTGCAAACTTTATTTTAGCGGCAATTTTATACTTTATAATTGCCATTGCGGGAGCAAATTCATTGAGTCCTACGATAGGGAATATCCAAGCAAACTCACCGGCACAAAAAGCGGGAATACAAAAAGGTGATGTTATTTTAAGAATAAATAACAATGATATTAAGACTTGGGAAGAGTTAGGAAAATATATTAAAGACTCAAAAGGTGCACTTAAATTTCATATAAAAAGAGATAATAAAATTTTAGTAAAGATTATAAAACCTTATATCTCCGATGCACAAAATATGTTTAAAGAGAATATCAAAAAAAGAATGATAGGTATCTCCCCTGCCCCAAAAATAGTAACAATATATCATGACCCTATATCTGCCGTTTCTTATGCCTGGGATAAAACGGTAGAATCTTCAAAAATGATATTTTTAGGAGTACAAAAACTTATTCAAGGAATAATTCCAAGTTCAGAGATTGGAGGAGTTATTACTATAGGAAAAGTTATCTCAGATGCCAGTCAATCTTCAATTATCGCACTGCTTGCAATTACTGCTTTGATTTCAGTAAATTTGGGAGTATTAAATTTACTGCCTATTCCTGCTCTAGACGGTGGACATATAATGTTTAATATTTATGAAATTATAGCCAGAAGAAAACCAAGCGATCAGGTATTTATGTTTTTAACTCTTGCAGGTTGGGTAATATTAGCTTCTTTAATGTTACTTGGAATATATAATGATATAAATAGATTATTTAAATAA
- a CDS encoding enoyl-ACP reductase, whose amino-acid sequence MNDFMKGKTLVISGGTKGIGKECVYKFASNGVNVAFTYNSNAQIAEDICKDVEEKFGVKCKAYAFNILEPEKYKELFLEIDKDFDRIDFFISNAMIYGRAVVGGYGKFMKLKPRGLNNIYTATVNAFVCGAQQAAKRMEKIGGGSILSLSSTGNLVYIENYAGHGTNKAAVEAMVRYAATELGSMGIRVNAVSGGPIDTDALKAFTNYEEVKAKTAEYSPLNRIGQPQDLAQSCFFLCTQDASWITGHTLIVDGGTTFK is encoded by the coding sequence ATGAATGATTTTATGAAAGGGAAAACATTAGTTATTAGTGGAGGAACTAAAGGTATTGGTAAAGAGTGTGTTTATAAATTTGCAAGTAATGGTGTTAATGTGGCTTTTACTTATAATTCAAATGCTCAAATTGCTGAAGATATATGTAAAGATGTAGAAGAGAAATTCGGTGTAAAATGTAAAGCTTATGCTTTTAATATTTTAGAACCTGAAAAATATAAAGAACTCTTTTTAGAAATTGACAAAGATTTCGACAGAATTGACTTTTTTATCTCTAATGCAATGATTTACGGTAGAGCCGTTGTAGGCGGATACGGTAAATTTATGAAGCTAAAACCAAGAGGATTAAACAATATCTATACTGCTACTGTTAATGCTTTTGTTTGCGGAGCACAACAAGCGGCAAAAAGAATGGAAAAAATCGGTGGAGGATCAATCCTTTCTCTAAGTTCTACAGGAAATCTAGTATATATTGAAAACTATGCGGGACATGGGACAAATAAAGCCGCAGTAGAAGCAATGGTTAGATATGCTGCAACAGAACTTGGTTCAATGGGGATTAGGGTTAATGCCGTTTCAGGCGGTCCGATTGATACAGATGCTTTAAAAGCATTTACAAACTATGAAGAGGTAAAAGCAAAAACTGCTGAATACTCTCCTCTTAATAGAATAGGACAACCTCAAGATTTAGCTCAATCTTGTTTCTTCTTATGTACACAAGATGCTTCTTGGATTACAGGTCACACATTAATTGTTGATGGTGGGACAACATTCAAATAA
- the pgsA gene encoding CDP-diacylglycerol--glycerol-3-phosphate 3-phosphatidyltransferase: MKKPLNLPNSLALFRVALTPLMLLFLIERDAAFFQSWHVSWLDYFAGLIFVIASVTDFFDGYIARSWNQMTKLGAILDPLADKMLMLAGFLGLMVIDRASGWAIFLILSREFFITGLRVVAVAEGKSVASTMAGKVKTVFQMIAIGFLIMNWPFATTLLWVAVILTLYSGYEYLRDYFKI, encoded by the coding sequence ATGAAAAAACCTCTAAATCTCCCAAACTCTTTGGCACTTTTCAGAGTGGCATTAACTCCGTTAATGTTACTCTTTCTAATAGAAAGAGATGCAGCATTTTTTCAAAGTTGGCATGTAAGCTGGCTTGATTATTTTGCCGGCTTAATATTCGTAATAGCTTCAGTTACGGATTTCTTCGACGGATATATTGCAAGAAGCTGGAATCAAATGACCAAGCTAGGAGCAATTTTAGATCCACTTGCCGATAAAATGCTTATGCTAGCAGGCTTTTTAGGTCTTATGGTAATTGACAGAGCCTCAGGATGGGCAATATTTTTAATCCTTTCACGAGAATTTTTTATCACAGGATTAAGAGTAGTTGCCGTTGCAGAAGGCAAAAGTGTTGCTTCTACAATGGCAGGTAAAGTAAAAACTGTTTTTCAAATGATAGCAATAGGTTTTCTAATAATGAATTGGCCTTTTGCAACAACTCTTTTATGGGTAGCTGTTATTTTAACTCTGTATTCAGGGTATGAATATCTAAGAGACTACTTTAAAATATAA
- the dapA gene encoding 4-hydroxy-tetrahydrodipicolinate synthase → MEIITGAMTALITPFKNGKLDTLKYEELIKRQIAQGIDAVVPVGTTGESATLSVEEDKECIEIAVATCKGTGVKVIAGAGSNATHEACNIAKHAQSVGADGLLSVAPYYNKPSQEGIYQHYKQIAQSVEIPFILYNVPGRTGSDICADTAIRLYDDVKNIYAIKEATGSMERSVELSSRRPELCVFSGDDAIDFPMLANGAKGIISVTANLLPNMKSKLVHSVFEGDYETAREINNNLFQLNNTLFIEPNPIPIKAAMYLAGLLDTLEYRLPLTAPSAETMKKLENVLKNYEVIK, encoded by the coding sequence ATGGAGATTATTACAGGTGCGATGACCGCACTTATTACCCCATTTAAAAATGGAAAATTAGATACATTAAAATATGAAGAATTGATAAAAAGACAAATTGCACAAGGAATTGATGCTGTTGTTCCTGTAGGAACTACAGGAGAGAGTGCCACTTTATCTGTTGAAGAAGATAAAGAGTGTATAGAAATTGCAGTAGCAACATGTAAAGGTACAGGCGTAAAAGTAATTGCCGGTGCAGGTTCAAATGCGACCCATGAAGCTTGTAATATAGCAAAACATGCTCAATCTGTAGGAGCAGACGGACTTTTATCAGTAGCTCCATACTATAATAAACCTTCTCAAGAAGGAATTTATCAACACTATAAACAAATTGCACAATCTGTAGAAATTCCTTTTATCTTATACAATGTACCTGGAAGAACAGGTTCGGATATTTGTGCCGATACTGCAATTAGACTATATGATGATGTAAAAAATATTTATGCAATAAAAGAGGCAACAGGATCAATGGAAAGATCTGTTGAATTATCTTCAAGAAGACCTGAACTATGTGTATTTTCAGGTGATGATGCAATTGATTTTCCTATGCTTGCAAATGGAGCAAAAGGAATTATCTCGGTTACTGCAAATCTTCTTCCAAATATGAAATCAAAACTTGTTCACTCTGTTTTTGAAGGAGATTACGAAACGGCAAGAGAGATAAACAATAACTTATTTCAATTAAATAATACGCTTTTTATAGAACCAAATCCTATTCCTATAAAAGCAGCTATGTATTTAGCAGGGCTATTAGATACTTTAGAGTATAGACTGCCTTTAACTGCTCCAAGTGCAGAAACAATGAAAAAACTTGAAAATGTATTAAAAAATTATGAGGTGATTAAATAA
- a CDS encoding globin domain-containing protein, with protein MEYKITKTKFGERPDYELPKPIFLEEMGEEGLVKLFDKFYDLLADSDIGNFFPQDEEELKKVKAHNVKFFIEACGGENYYSQTVGHFDMIKAHEPFSITEKARTEWLGCMEEVLKEFDISDEAKQSFWEYLETFSKHTVNVDTGLKLPEDIVKI; from the coding sequence ATGGAATACAAAATTACAAAAACAAAATTTGGAGAAAGGCCCGATTATGAACTTCCCAAGCCCATATTTCTTGAAGAGATGGGTGAAGAGGGTTTGGTAAAGCTTTTTGACAAATTTTATGATTTGCTAGCAGATAGCGATATCGGTAATTTTTTTCCGCAAGATGAAGAAGAATTGAAAAAAGTAAAAGCACATAACGTTAAATTTTTTATTGAAGCTTGCGGAGGAGAAAACTATTATTCTCAAACAGTAGGACACTTTGATATGATCAAAGCCCACGAACCTTTTTCAATCACTGAAAAAGCAAGAACAGAATGGCTTGGCTGTATGGAAGAAGTTTTAAAAGAGTTTGATATTTCAGATGAAGCAAAGCAAAGCTTCTGGGAATATTTGGAAACTTTTTCAAAACATACTGTAAATGTAGATACTGGTTTAAAATTGCCCGAAGATATAGTAAAAATTTAA